TGTGCTGCCTGCAAGCCGATTGCCTCCCATTCTCACACCTTCTCCCCTTGGGGAGGCCTCTTCCGCCTgagcctcctcctgcagcacagtTCCATCCAGAGCTAGAGGAACTCCTGCCCCCAAGAGCTTGCCGGGTTGCTGCCCTCCCAGAGCCTCCCACAGCCAGGGCTCTTCACTTGAGGTCAGCAGTGCTCCGGCTCCCAGTCCGAAGGACGTGCACTGGGACGTGAGAGGGCATTTCTGGGCAGAAGCACTACAAGGCCACACCTGATGACTTTGAGCTCTAGAGGAGCCAGGGATGTCCTCTGCAGCTCCAAGGGAGAGGGCCTAAAAGGCCACTGCTGCAGTGTGTCCACTTTCCACTTCCTCTGCGAATGCTGAAGGCTCTTCATGTGCCCACAAGCCACCCCACGTGCCCCAGAGCACTGCCTTTCTCCCTGGGCGGCTTGAAAGAGCAAGCACAGAGGAAAGGACGACGTGGAGACCCAGGCGTGCACGCAGAAGACCTTTAATGCGTCAGTAGAAGGAAAGGAGCTTGCTCCAAGTGGAGGCCGCGGGGCAGGAAGCACCAGGGCAGCTGAGAATCTTCACCGACAGTGGGAGAAGGGCCAGCAGTGCCCTCTTTGGGTGGCTGTGTTGGGCCTCGAGGCTCAGGGCGACAGAAGAGAGCAATGAGacgggagggaaaggagagggtgGAAGAAGGGCTATGCAGACTTGGGCTGTACTGTGAGAGAGCCCAGGCTGGCCCCTTCTGGCCTCACTTTGCAGGGGCAGCCAGGATCGCACAGAACCTCTGAATTCGATGGCAGGAGCTCCATCCTCATTCCGGTACAATCTTCTGGGCTACGAGGGGTCCTCCTCTGgggccaccaccagcagctttaGCAGGGCAGGCACCGGGTGCCACCGTAACGGCCGCCAATGCCAGAGAGGCTGAAGCCTCCGGAGGAGATGGGGACTCCCTgagagctgaggatgctgcCAACGGCAGCGGAGGTGGTGGATCCCACGGCGGTGTTCTgtgggaaggagctgaggatggggCCGGGCAGGGTCACCACCACGGGAGAGGGCTCGATGACGACGGTGGAGTCCTGGCACTGTCTGACACAGGGCTCATTGCAGCTGTTGGCCAGCGGGGTCGGGCCGCAGAGCTGGCGTGGCACGCATGGGTTGTAGCAGGACATGTCTGAGGGTGGGAGGTGCACCTGCGagagagagggcagggaggaagcagagcacGGGGGACATGTGAGGAGCAGCCTGTGACCCTGCCACCAGGCAGTCAAGGCACCTGGTgggccagcagccagggccgcATAGCCCAAAGCACAGCCTCCTGCTTTGCCTCCACCCTGAGGGCTCTGCCCAGGGCATCCCGGGGAAAGGAGGGTCCTGCTCAGCCCAGAGCCCAGAAGGCCTCTCAGGCAAGCACTAGCCTCTCACCATGCCAGAACTTCTgccctcttcccctctcccaagcagccccaggacccagtggagcacagcagagcaggtaTCAGCTGAGagcaagagcaggagcaggaggagaaagggcttCAGACTCACCTGGTTCCCAAGGAGGTGGAGGCGAGAGAAGTGGCTGAGCGAGTGGGGAGTTTGGCCGGCTTTTATAGAGCTCCTGCACCGCCCCAGGCCCAGAGTCACCCCGTACGTGGGCAGTAATTTTCCAGCAGACTCACCTCACATGTAAAAGAGCCTAGCTCATGGCATGGCTTGTGCTTGTTGTGCCTTGAATGcagccttttcatttcctcatttctggCATGCCCATTCTTCCATGGAAGCTCTTTGAAGTGCCAGCATGAGAGGCCGAAGGATTTCCAGGGCAGGAACTTGTCAGTGTGGGCAGCAGCGTAGGCTCAAGTGCCAGAGGAGTCCGGTGCAGACCCAGCCCTTGGGCAGTGTCCCTCCGGTGGGGTTGCCTGTGACTCGTTTTGCAGGAAGGGGCCCAGGCCCTTCTGGTGCCCTAGTCCCCAGCCGAACACGCAAGGGTccttgtgcatgtgtgtgtgctgtatccttctctctccctctctccctccctcccagctctctctgacAATCACTGGTCATTGCCTCCTCCGGTGGCTGGGTTGTGCTGCAGGTTTTGACTCTCCTCCACCTGATGCTGCCCGCTCTGGGGGGAGATCTGTCCAAGGATGCCAGGTTGGGGTTAGGAAATCAAAAGGCCCCGTGGAGCTGAAGCAGGCCAAGGTGCTGGAGAGCAACACAAAGGGCATTCCTGGTGTATCAGCAACTAGGGAAACGTGGGTGTAGCCCTGGATGGGGCAGGCGACCCTGTGACAGGTGTGGAGGCTGTTGGTAGAGCTCAATCGCCTAGCGAGATCACCACTCAggggacacagaaaaggctgaggcCCTCAAAGCCTTCTTGGCCTTGGGTCTTCCCTTGTAAGATTTGCCTTTGGGAAGGCTAGGCCCCTGGCACGCGTGGGCAAATCTGTAGCAAGGATGACTCACTCTCAGAAGAGGAGGATCAAGCTAGGGAACATTGAAACATTGTTGGAGGAGGATTAGCTGAGCATCCATACCCTGTGGCtgaggcagagacctcctgggCTTCTGTCCGCCTAGCCCGTTGGGAGAGATGGGTCCTCCGAACAGAACAGAAGCAAGTCTGTGGGACCTGAGGAGAtacacccacaagtgctgagggagctggcgaaTGTCACTGCAAGGCCTCGCTTGAAAGCTTTGAAAGCGTCGTGGTGCTTGGGGAAGGTTTTTGAGTGCTGGAGGACAGCAAACATCAGCTGTGTCACTGAGCAGGGCAAGCAGGATGCTcaaggggcaggagagggcatGGGGGCCTGCTCTGGAGAGGCCGGTCAACCTCACGTCCACCCCTGCAAGCGTGATGGAACAAATCCTCCTGGAAGCCATTTGCagacacatgaaggacaagTAGGTGactgggagtagtcagcatggactTGTGGAGGGGAAATCTGGCTTGACCAGCCTCATAGCCTTCTACGATGAGATGGCTGGCTTGGCCGGGGcgaggagagagcagcagacgTTTGTCTcaactttagcaaggctttgacactgtctcccgtaacatgCTTGAAGCCCACCTGATGGAGTGCGGGCTAGGTAAGCGGGCAGTGCGGTGGACGGAAAGCTGTCTGTACTGCTGGGCTCAAAGGGTTGTGATGAGTGGCACAAAGTGCAGCTGGAGGCGAGTGACTAGTGGTGCACTGTGGGTGGCGCTACTGGGGCCAATACCGCTTCAGCTCTTCATCGGTGAGCTGAGTGAGGGGACAGGGTGCACCGTCAGCAAGGCTGCAGGGGACACAAAACTGGGGGGAGTGACTGATACCTCAGGGAGTCGTGTTGCCATGGagagggacctcaacagacTGGGCAATGGGCAGAGAGCAGTGTCacgaagttcaacaaagggaaatgccaagtgctgcacctggggaggagcAACCCTATGCACCAGTCCCCGGTGGGTGCTGACCAAGTGGAAAAGAGCTTTGCCGCCAAGGACTTGGGTCATGTCCTGGGCATGCTGGGATGCTGTTAGGAAAGCCAGAGCTCACCTGGAGTTGAGACTTGCAAGGGGCCTCAAGGGCAACAGGGACAGCTTCTGCCACTACATCAGGTGCCTAAGACTGATGAGGAAAATGCAGTTGCACGGCTGAATGGGGCGGGTGAGTTAGTGGGAGTGGACTGTGAAAAGGCCGGGGTGTGCGATGCCTTCTCTGCCTCCGTCCTTGTCAAGGACCAGCAGGCCTGGGGGCCCTGCCAAAGGGTtcaaggaggaggagcagctcTACCAGCAGTGGGGGAGGATCAAAGCAAGGATTGCTTGAGAGGAGCCGACGTGTAGAAGCCCACGGATCCCGGCGGACTGCATCCAAGGGTGCCGAGAGAGCGGACCGATGTGTCCCCAAGCCCACTCTCTCGTGTCCTTGAAAGGTCGTGGGGATCCGGGCAGGCTCTCGATGCCTGGAGGAGAGCAAACGTCACAGCCATcttcagaagaggagagaaaaggcgCAAAGGAGAATGCAGGGAACTACTGCCCGTCAGTCTCTCTGGTCTTTCAGCACCGTCTGCCACAACAGCCTTGTACCCAGCTGAGGGCAGGATGCTCTGGGTAGGTGGGTGGGTGGAGAATGGGACGAGTGATAAGTGGTGGGGTGACGGGGCTCAGAGGGTAGGGCTTCCTGGGTCATGTTCAACCTGGAGGCCTGTAACAGGGGCAGCAACGCCGGGGTCTCTCGTGGGGCTTGTCCTGTTTCACATCTTTCTGGGTGACTGTGAGGAAGCGGCGGAGTGCCCTCTCCTCAAGTTTGCAGGTGGGACCAAACTGTGGGGAGGAGCTGACACGCTCCAGGGCAGGGTGGCCATTCAGAGGGAGCTAGCCACACTGGGGGACTGGGCCGACAGGAGTGTCCCGACATTCAACCAGGCCAAATGCCAAGTCGTCTTCCTGTGAGGGAAGAACCTCTTGCAACAGCGCAGGCTGAGGTCTGAACTGCCCTGTGCTCCAGTGGTCCCAGGACCTGCTTGGGTAGATCTGCCTCCTGGGGGCAGTGTCAGCCttgggagggggaagggggagtgGCACTGAGTGAGGGTGGGAATGGCCACacagggctcagcttcctggCCATAGAGCCTGGCAGTGTCCAGGAGCTCCCCTGAATGGTGTGTGGAGGGAAAGACCGGGTTGCAAAAGACATCTCTGTGCTGCCCGGCAGTTCTCCCTGCCTAGCAGGCGATATGTGTTCTGGCGGCATTAGGGCTTTGGCACACCTCCCGTCCCAGGCCCCAAAGCTCTCCTCAGTTCAAAACACAACCCAGGACCATCACAGAGGCAAGGAAAGTCTGCCCCCGCTCTCCCGTGGCACTGCAGGCTTGTGCAGGGTACTTGAGCCAATCCAACAAGCCTCCCAAAGCGAGGGAGACTGGTGGCAGGATATTAGCGATGGCTAGCAAGGCCCTGCCAGATGCCGGGGATGCTGGGGCAGGGGATGTGCTCAGAAGGGCCCTGGGTCAGAAGGCATCTCAGACTGCATCAAGGAGTTGTTGCATCCTCACCGCATGAACAAAGGACTTTGCTGCCCTGGAGATGTGGAGGCAGCTGGGACGCGTCCCAGAAGGGTACGGGGATGCCTTCAGTGGGTGTGCTTGCTGGCATAGACTCCTCCAGCCCTCAGGCAAGAGCGCAGCCTGCCTGCAAAGCTTCCTTTGCCTTCCTGAGAGGGGAGCTGTGCTCAGGCGTGTGCCATGGCACAGGGGCCAACACGTGGCGAGCCACAGCCAAGTTTAGGAGGGCCGTGTGTCACTCCTCTGGCACAAGGGTAAAGCAAGCGTGTGTGTTGTCTGCAGCCCCACACTCCTTGCAGGGCTGACTTCCCCTCCGGCCAGGGCGGTTCCAACGCTGCCTGGGGGGGAAGCTGTTCTAAGCACCAGGCTGCCCCTGGGCACAGCCCCTGTGAATACCAAAGCTGTGGCCCTCCAGGCTGACCTTGCTGGTGCTCCCACATTTGGAGGCCTTGCAGGAGAGCGAGGGCCTTGTGGAAAAGGAGGTGGGGGCCAGTGTGCTGGTGGACGGAGCAAGCTGGGAGAGAGGACACGGCTTGTGCTCAGGCACGCAGTACCAGGCTCCTTCCTGTCAAGAGGTCACAAACAGCCCCACCAAAGGCCTCTAGGCTGACATGCCCTCTCTGCATAGGATCCCTGCAGCATTTGGGCTTGACTTCTATGCATCCTGAGAAGTTTGTACCTTGTAATCTTTGCGCCTCTGACGCCGGCACTTGAAAGGAGCCTCTGGGGAAAGAAGGGCATGGCAGAAATGGGGATATGAAAAGGCTACATTCAAGGGACAACAAGCACAAGCCATGCCATGAGCTAGGCTCTTTTGCATGTGAGGTGAGTCTGCTGGAAAATTACTGCCCACGTACGGGGTGACTCTGGGCCTGGGGCGGTGCAGGAGCTCTATAAAAGCCGGCCAAACTCCCCACTCGCTCAGC
This genomic interval from Rhea pennata isolate bPtePen1 chromosome 26, bPtePen1.pri, whole genome shotgun sequence contains the following:
- the LOC134151088 gene encoding feather beta keratin-like, translated to MTSDCESAGKLLPTYGVTLGLGRCRSSIKAGQTPHSLSHFSRLHLLGNQVHLPPSDMSCYNPCVPRQLCGPTPLANSCNEPCVRQCQDSTVVIEPSPVVVTLPGPILSSFPQNTAVGSTTSAAVGSILSSQGVPISSGGFSLSGIGGRYGGTRCLPC